Proteins encoded in a region of the Zunongwangia endophytica genome:
- a CDS encoding sensor histidine kinase has protein sequence MALSYWASGNELSLKTWQIIMDFFVVILLSIFFTHQLKRIINKFIPFDALKLKQLFIVIGFLLAATVLFYSAYTIYNKFTYTYIYNRIDVLEHPSQSLENNLIFALNYFIYFAMWTVFYVAVKGLMELNKSRETRLKLESNLKESQLNTLKGQINPHFMFNSLNNIRGLMLEDVPRARNMLTRLSETLRYSLTKSTLNSIALEDELDMVRNFIEISKIQLEDRLQFEEKIDKKSLNILIPPMIIQMLIENAIKHGISSLKEGGLIVLSTCLIDHQLQIKVTNTGTLRTSKDSTELGLKNIKQRLALLYGEKADFKLEEIENKVIASINIPTA, from the coding sequence ATGGCCTTAAGCTATTGGGCAAGCGGTAACGAGTTAAGTTTGAAGACCTGGCAGATTATCATGGATTTTTTTGTAGTGATATTGTTATCTATCTTTTTCACCCATCAATTAAAAAGAATCATAAATAAATTTATTCCATTTGACGCGCTCAAGCTGAAGCAATTATTTATAGTTATAGGTTTTCTGTTAGCTGCTACCGTTTTATTCTATTCCGCTTATACGATATATAATAAGTTTACATATACTTATATCTATAATAGGATTGACGTTCTAGAACATCCCTCCCAGAGTTTAGAAAACAATTTGATTTTTGCACTGAACTATTTTATTTATTTCGCGATGTGGACAGTATTCTACGTAGCTGTAAAAGGATTAATGGAACTAAATAAAAGCAGAGAAACCAGACTAAAACTTGAATCTAATCTTAAAGAATCGCAATTAAATACACTTAAAGGGCAGATTAATCCACATTTTATGTTTAATAGTTTAAATAATATTCGTGGCTTAATGCTGGAAGATGTTCCAAGGGCTAGAAATATGCTCACACGCCTTTCTGAAACCTTACGCTATTCTTTGACGAAAAGCACTTTAAATTCTATTGCACTAGAAGATGAACTTGATATGGTAAGAAACTTTATTGAAATTTCTAAAATTCAGTTAGAGGATCGTCTTCAATTTGAAGAAAAAATAGATAAAAAATCTTTAAATATACTAATCCCTCCCATGATTATACAGATGCTTATCGAGAATGCTATAAAACATGGAATATCTAGTTTAAAAGAAGGTGGATTAATAGTGCTGTCCACATGCCTAATTGATCACCAGTTACAAATTAAGGTAACCAATACAGGAACACTAAGAACCAGTAAGGATAGTACAGAATTAGGCTTAAAAAACATAAAGCAGCGATTAGCATTACTTTATGGTGAAAAAGCAGACTTCAAATTAGAAGAAATAGAAAATAAAGTGATTGCATCAATTAATATTCCAACAGCATGA
- a CDS encoding LytR/AlgR family response regulator transcription factor, which produces MKTLKAVIVEDSRLARNELKELLTSHKEIELIGEAANVDDGFKLITANNPDLLFLDINMPEKDGFELLEMLDEVPLTIFTTAFDEYAIKSFEYNAFDYLLKPINQKRFAQSIEKVLEKGSNSESPDPKNENALSLDKQIFIKDGEKCWLVKIQDIFMFEIVGNYTRVFFKNNKPLIYKSLGRIEEKLPNDIFFRANRQQLININHVNKVVSWFNGKLKIEMNSGDEVEISRRQSYLFKEQLSF; this is translated from the coding sequence ATGAAAACTTTAAAAGCAGTTATTGTTGAAGATTCCCGTTTAGCTCGAAATGAGTTAAAAGAACTTCTAACTTCACATAAAGAAATAGAACTTATTGGTGAAGCAGCAAATGTAGATGATGGTTTCAAGTTAATAACAGCAAACAATCCAGATCTACTTTTTCTAGATATTAATATGCCCGAGAAAGATGGTTTTGAATTGTTAGAAATGTTGGATGAAGTACCTTTAACTATTTTCACAACCGCTTTTGATGAATATGCGATCAAATCTTTTGAATATAATGCCTTTGATTATTTATTAAAACCCATTAATCAAAAACGCTTTGCGCAGTCTATAGAAAAAGTTCTCGAGAAAGGATCTAATAGTGAATCTCCAGATCCTAAAAATGAGAATGCTTTAAGTCTTGATAAGCAAATCTTTATAAAGGATGGAGAAAAATGCTGGTTAGTAAAGATTCAGGATATCTTTATGTTTGAAATTGTGGGAAACTACACTCGTGTATTTTTTAAAAACAACAAACCACTTATCTATAAATCTTTAGGCCGAATCGAAGAAAAATTACCAAATGACATTTTTTTTAGAGCAAATAGACAGCAGTTAATCAATATAAATCACGTTAATAAAGTGGTATCCTGGTTTAACGGAAAACTAAAAATTGAAATGAATTCTGGAGACGAAGTTGAAATTTCCAGAAGACAATCTTACTTATTCAAAGAACAACTGAGTTTTTAG
- a CDS encoding DUF4421 family protein, which translates to MSYNLTYNLIFVIFCSCLQGITAQNEQETDSTAIISYEDKMQIKLNIDSHLENYYISSGAEGTNLNLALNNDLRLTLLFDYKIFSLSYSFTPDFLPGNHGDDEKGESSYSDLSFRIFPGQFVQEFTYQRMKGFYVANSSDFLKGLPSSETYLLFPDLKRTFYGGSTAYILNPDFSLENLIYQREWQRYSTGSFVPRLNYGYTKFSNDFENFKGKEKDYHLSLDLNYYYNWVVAEKFNISPYGFGGLGMRIENYRQKGENIDEKEVNTYFTQEYGGGMQLGFNTDTLLMGARVSYNSLNYKNSYDRKIKHDSWYGLFFIGYRLDPPEKLKEIGDKF; encoded by the coding sequence ATGTCTTATAATCTTACTTACAATTTGATCTTTGTGATCTTTTGCAGCTGTCTTCAAGGCATCACTGCACAAAACGAACAGGAAACTGATAGCACTGCAATTATATCCTATGAAGATAAAATGCAAATCAAATTAAATATCGATTCACATTTAGAGAATTATTATATCTCCAGTGGAGCAGAAGGTACTAACCTGAACCTTGCTTTAAATAATGATCTTCGGCTTACTCTTCTTTTCGATTATAAAATTTTTAGTTTAAGCTATAGTTTTACTCCTGATTTTTTACCCGGAAATCATGGTGATGATGAAAAAGGCGAGAGCAGTTATTCTGACCTTAGTTTCAGAATATTTCCAGGGCAATTCGTACAGGAATTTACATATCAACGCATGAAAGGTTTTTATGTCGCCAATTCAAGCGACTTTTTAAAGGGATTACCCAGTAGTGAAACTTATTTATTATTTCCTGATTTAAAGCGAACATTTTATGGTGGATCAACCGCATATATTCTCAACCCCGATTTTTCTTTAGAAAACCTAATATATCAAAGAGAATGGCAACGATACAGTACAGGAAGCTTTGTACCTCGGCTCAATTACGGATACACAAAATTTTCAAATGATTTTGAAAATTTTAAAGGCAAAGAAAAAGATTATCATCTAAGCCTGGATTTAAATTATTACTATAATTGGGTAGTCGCTGAAAAATTCAATATTTCTCCATATGGTTTTGGAGGATTAGGAATGCGTATTGAAAATTATAGACAAAAAGGAGAAAATATTGATGAAAAGGAAGTGAATACCTACTTTACTCAAGAATACGGTGGTGGCATGCAATTAGGATTTAATACCGATACTCTTCTAATGGGAGCTCGTGTATCGTATAATTCTCTCAATTATAAAAATAGTTACGATAGAAAAATAAAGCATGACTCCTGGTATGGACTATTTTTTATTGGGTATAGATTAGATCCTCCCGAAAAGTTAAAAGAAATCGGAGATAAATTTTAA
- a CDS encoding DUF3667 domain-containing protein — protein sequence MTTCKNCDLYFEGRYCSLCGQKSSIERIHSFSIFNDLQLGLFNIDSGFFFTIKELFIRPGYAIRDYVAGKRVRYFMPVSMLVVLSTIYSFLYHYLDINLFYQASSKLAQDEKYLKLASILDGNYVYYTLATLPIFSFSSWLIFNKQSYNFPEHFVLNTYAACQRIIFHIAFLSILYSVPEEPSARKLITRFELIINTILFLWCYFQFFQLTAFGLIFKTSLSLLFSYLIIISLIMVCYYVL from the coding sequence ATGACTACGTGTAAGAACTGCGATCTTTATTTTGAAGGAAGATACTGTAGTCTTTGTGGTCAAAAGTCTTCTATTGAAAGAATCCACAGTTTTTCAATATTCAACGACTTGCAATTGGGCTTGTTTAATATCGATTCAGGTTTTTTCTTCACTATAAAAGAGTTATTTATACGACCAGGTTATGCAATAAGGGATTATGTTGCAGGTAAGCGAGTCAGGTATTTTATGCCAGTTTCTATGCTTGTAGTACTTTCTACTATTTATAGTTTTCTTTACCATTATCTCGATATTAATCTATTTTATCAAGCTTCTTCTAAGTTAGCCCAGGATGAAAAATATTTAAAGCTTGCTAGTATTTTAGACGGAAACTATGTGTATTATACGCTAGCTACGCTTCCAATATTTTCATTCAGTTCATGGTTGATATTTAATAAACAATCTTATAATTTTCCAGAGCACTTTGTATTGAATACTTATGCTGCATGTCAACGAATCATTTTCCATATTGCCTTTCTAAGTATTTTATACTCTGTCCCCGAAGAGCCTAGTGCAAGAAAACTTATCACTAGGTTCGAATTAATAATCAATACTATATTATTCCTATGGTGTTATTTTCAGTTTTTTCAATTAACAGCATTTGGCTTAATATTTAAAACTAGTCTAAGCTTACTTTTCTCTTACTTAATTATAATTTCTTTAATCATGGTCTGTTATTATGTCTTATAA
- a CDS encoding outer membrane beta-barrel family protein — protein sequence MVTSAPRPQIVSGLNVSYDLDEDTKLSTSINFRTQSEDFPIETETFLKDGFESTDILTLTQNNGERNYMTSQLNFSKSFSENQDLFLGGQYSWYGQDLQTEIYNSINQQEYQFAGLRDQDFGIKRGSMRIDYENKTSSIFTVALGASLALAKANAYTYINSEAKNYGYEESIYASYADHSGNFKNWDYRIGLRIEESQVKGNYEQEQNLVIDRNNLNWLPSVQFNYTLENENTLSINYKKSLQRPNYSNASSIRAYLNPFLEFSGNINLRPTYTDEVSLNYQWKKMSFEVGYYTEKDPVYYSVDFNEAMERLIMSPNNLERENGIYLELAAPVSYKFLTSTNSLLFAYSEIMDAAGIQTLKAKPFFYYYSHNEIDIIPKTQFAINFRGQTTRHEGIYKRNSMFVLGASFSRTFFEKLQVSLNFNDIFQQMNYGETYQINNIYTNSLFFADGQEIAIGLKYSFGKNIKDATLQKNIDEELERLK from the coding sequence GTGGTTACATCTGCACCAAGACCACAAATCGTTTCCGGGCTTAACGTATCCTATGATCTTGATGAAGACACCAAACTATCAACTAGCATCAATTTCAGGACGCAGAGTGAGGATTTTCCCATTGAAACAGAAACGTTTTTGAAAGACGGTTTTGAAAGTACAGATATACTTACCCTTACCCAAAATAATGGCGAAAGAAACTATATGACTTCCCAATTAAATTTCAGTAAATCATTTTCTGAAAATCAAGACCTCTTTTTGGGTGGTCAATATTCCTGGTACGGACAGGATTTACAAACGGAAATTTACAATAGTATTAACCAGCAAGAATACCAGTTTGCAGGTTTAAGAGATCAGGATTTTGGTATCAAACGGGGCAGTATGCGGATTGATTATGAAAATAAAACTAGTTCGATATTTACTGTTGCTTTAGGAGCCAGCCTGGCATTGGCTAAGGCAAATGCATATACATATATTAATTCAGAAGCAAAAAACTATGGTTATGAAGAATCCATTTATGCTTCTTATGCCGATCATTCCGGAAACTTTAAAAATTGGGACTATCGCATAGGATTAAGAATAGAGGAAAGCCAAGTGAAGGGAAATTATGAACAAGAACAAAATTTAGTTATAGATCGGAATAACCTCAATTGGTTGCCATCAGTACAATTTAATTATACTCTGGAAAATGAAAATACACTGTCTATAAATTACAAAAAAAGCCTTCAAAGACCCAATTATTCAAATGCCAGTTCAATTAGAGCCTATCTTAATCCATTCCTTGAATTCTCAGGGAACATAAATTTAAGACCAACGTATACTGATGAAGTTTCCCTGAATTACCAATGGAAAAAAATGTCATTTGAGGTGGGTTATTATACCGAAAAAGATCCGGTGTATTATAGCGTCGATTTTAATGAAGCGATGGAGCGTTTAATTATGTCTCCCAATAATTTGGAAAGGGAAAATGGAATATACCTGGAACTTGCGGCACCCGTATCCTATAAATTCTTAACTTCTACCAATTCCCTTTTATTTGCATATTCTGAAATAATGGATGCAGCCGGAATTCAGACATTGAAAGCCAAACCTTTTTTTTATTATTATTCCCATAATGAGATTGATATAATCCCCAAAACTCAATTCGCTATTAACTTTCGGGGACAGACTACCAGACATGAAGGAATTTATAAAAGAAATTCCATGTTTGTTTTAGGAGCATCCTTTTCCAGAACTTTTTTCGAAAAATTGCAAGTGAGTTTAAACTTTAATGACATTTTTCAACAAATGAATTATGGGGAAACCTATCAAATCAATAACATTTATACCAACAGCCTGTTTTTTGCAGACGGACAGGAAATAGCCATAGGTTTAAAATATTCCTTCGGAAAAAATATAAAAGACGCAACTCTACAGAAAAATATAGACGAAGAATTGGAGCGACTTAAATAA
- a CDS encoding GLPGLI family protein, whose translation MAKFRFILFLFFSINMFSQNVEVIYKASAKHIDTIENVRSSNIIRKITNNINDIMPNIDFVLTSNNNFYNMTYKRIMPNDLQNENFFNLSIIRALDGVLINGDFEKGMSYYESRNLKKVRSVNMDNIEWTITKEYKNIIGYKCYKAIGSIKDPDQENKLTPPSVAWFAPEMNFRGGPTAYANLPGLILELETPKIIFKATDLKMKRNVSLKEPKYNSDNILPHKEWQIYFEKMNPIPKSNN comes from the coding sequence ATGGCTAAATTTAGATTTATTTTATTTTTATTTTTTAGTATCAATATGTTTAGTCAAAATGTCGAAGTAATATATAAGGCATCAGCAAAGCATATTGATACTATTGAAAATGTAAGATCAAGCAATATCATTAGAAAAATCACTAATAATATAAATGATATTATGCCTAATATTGATTTTGTTCTAACTAGTAACAATAACTTTTATAATATGACTTATAAAAGGATTATGCCAAATGATCTTCAAAATGAAAATTTTTTTAATCTTTCAATTATAAGGGCGTTAGATGGCGTTTTAATCAATGGGGATTTTGAAAAAGGTATGAGTTATTATGAGTCCAGAAATTTAAAAAAAGTTAGAAGTGTCAATATGGATAACATTGAATGGACTATAACAAAAGAATATAAAAATATAATAGGGTATAAATGTTATAAAGCTATAGGAAGTATAAAAGATCCCGATCAAGAAAATAAGCTTACACCCCCTTCAGTTGCTTGGTTTGCACCAGAAATGAACTTTCGTGGAGGACCTACTGCTTACGCAAATCTACCTGGCTTAATTTTGGAGTTGGAAACTCCTAAAATTATTTTTAAGGCGACGGATTTAAAAATGAAAAGAAATGTAAGCTTAAAAGAACCAAAATATAATTCAGATAATATTTTACCGCATAAAGAATGGCAAATATATTTCGAAAAAATGAATCCAATTCCTAAATCGAATAATTAA